Proteins co-encoded in one Sulfuricaulis limicola genomic window:
- a CDS encoding phosphate/phosphite/phosphonate ABC transporter substrate-binding protein produces MSIKSTVIVSLVAISVVFSPVLAADSSGDKPAPMQAIAAAIKKVVFTPTAPAPAKNSLPERIVEEQEALVFTAPPRETPEAGIEIYQPVADYLSQAIGKKVRYKHPGTWGVYRTEMLKGSYDIIFDGPHFNSYRLEKLSHNILVKIPERHEFAVIVRKDKPFQNLSQMAGRSFCTHAPPNLGTLVLLSQFDNPSRQPVIISTNGWENIYNGVASGKCAGGVLPMANLKKVDKANIAKVIFKTAAMPNQAFSAGPRVSLEDQMKLAQALASPDAAVPTEKLRTAYKVGDGFALANNQEYQGLAVYLRNEWGYY; encoded by the coding sequence ATGAGTATCAAGTCCACCGTGATAGTTTCACTGGTTGCGATTTCGGTCGTTTTCTCGCCTGTATTGGCCGCTGATTCATCCGGTGATAAACCGGCGCCGATGCAGGCCATCGCCGCCGCCATCAAGAAAGTCGTATTCACCCCCACGGCTCCCGCGCCCGCGAAAAACTCCCTCCCGGAACGCATCGTCGAGGAGCAGGAGGCGCTGGTATTCACCGCGCCGCCGCGCGAAACGCCTGAGGCCGGCATCGAGATTTATCAGCCCGTGGCGGACTACCTGAGCCAGGCCATCGGCAAGAAGGTGCGCTACAAGCATCCCGGCACCTGGGGCGTGTACCGCACCGAAATGCTCAAGGGCAGCTACGACATTATTTTCGACGGCCCGCACTTCAACAGCTACCGTCTGGAGAAGCTGAGCCACAACATCCTGGTCAAGATTCCCGAGCGCCACGAATTCGCGGTCATCGTGCGCAAGGACAAACCATTCCAGAATTTGTCGCAGATGGCGGGCCGCAGCTTCTGCACCCACGCGCCGCCAAATCTCGGAACGCTGGTGCTGCTCAGCCAGTTCGACAACCCGTCGCGCCAGCCCGTCATCATCAGCACCAACGGCTGGGAGAACATCTATAACGGCGTGGCCTCCGGCAAATGCGCCGGCGGCGTGCTGCCCATGGCGAATCTGAAGAAGGTCGACAAGGCCAACATTGCCAAGGTGATCTTCAAGACCGCGGCCATGCCGAACCAGGCGTTCTCCGCCGGCCCGCGCGTGTCGCTGGAAGACCAGATGAAACTCGCGCAGGCGCTGGCGTCGCCGGATGCCGCCGTGCCGACGGAAAAATTGCGCACCGCCTACAAGGTCGGCGACGGCTTCGCCCTCGCCAACAACCAGGAGTACCAGGGCCTGGCGGTCTATCTTCGCAACGAATGGGGCTACTACTGA